A single region of the Oxyura jamaicensis isolate SHBP4307 breed ruddy duck chromosome 6, BPBGC_Ojam_1.0, whole genome shotgun sequence genome encodes:
- the PLAU gene encoding urokinase-type plasminogen activator isoform X2 has product MKLFIFLSVTLSTLVTGLDSAYGKQHYRPLHKHRGCHCLNGGTCITYYLFSRISRCLCPEGYGGLHCEIDDGSVCYTGNGENYRGTASERDCLLWDLPSVIKRGAYHADMKNALQLGLGKHNYCRNPNGKSKPWCYTRKKWSLEETPCSIDKCEPKEASCGQRSISKYFKIVGGSQAEVESQPWIAGIFQNIKGVDHFLCGGSLIDPCWVLTAAHCFYDPSKTKSSMSVYKVFLGKSRLNVTDENEQVFMVDEIISHPDFTDETGGNENDIALVRIKTHSGQCAVESKYVRTVCLPERSLNLDDNTRCEIAGYGKQDYYDIYYAQRLMSASVNLISQHKCITEYYDSIRVTDNMVCAGDSLWATDACKGDSGGPMVCEHNGRMTLYGIVSWGDGCAKKNKPGVYTRVTKYLNWIDSNMNAVLTKSRSFPEPK; this is encoded by the exons GCTTATGGCAAGCAACACTACAGACCATTACATAAACACAGGG GATGTCACTGTCTGAATGGAGGAACATGCATTACCTATTATCTCTTTAGCCGAATAAGTCGCTGCCTGTGCCCGGAAGGATATGGTGGGCTTCACTGTGAAATAG atgatGGCAGTGTATGCTACACTGGGAATGGGGAGAACTACAGAGGAACAGCATCTGAACGAGACTGTTTACTATGGGATCTTCCTTCGGTAATCAAGAGAGGTGCTTACCATGCTGACATGAAGAATGCTCTGCAGCTTGGACTGGGCAAACACAACTACTGCAG AAACCCAAATGGAAAGAGCAAGCCCTGGTGCTACACCAGGAAGAAATGGTCCCTTGAAGAAACACCCTGCAGCATAGATAAGTGTG AGCCAAAAGAAGCTTCATGTGGCCAAAGAAGCATCAGCAAGTACTTCAAGATTGTTGGTGGAAGTCAGGCTGAGGTTGAGTCTCAGCCTTGGATAGCTGGCATCTTCCAAAACATCAAGGGTGTCGATCACTTTCTGTGCGGTGGCAGCCTCATTGACCCTTGCTGGGTGCTTACAGCAGCACACTGCTTTTATGATCC GTCAAAAACAAAATCTAGTATGTCAGTCTACAAAGTCTTCCTTGGGAAGTCCAGACTGAATGTTactgatgaaaatgaacaagTGTTCATGGTGGATGAAATCATCTCTCACCCTGACTTTACAGATGAAACAGGTGGCAATGAGAATGACATTG CTTTggtaagaataaaaacacattctggACAGTGTGCAGTAGAATCCAAGTATGTCAGAACAGTCTGCTTGCCAGAGAGGAGCCTTAACCTAGATGACAATACCCGGTGTGAAATAGCTGGCTATGGAAAACAGGATTACT ATGATATTTACTATGCTCAAAGACTGATGTCAGCCAGTGTTAACTTAATATCACAGCATAAATGCATAACTGAATACTATGACAGTATCAGAGTTACTGACAACATGGTCTGTGCTGGAGACTCCCTGTGGGCAACTGATGCATGCAAG GGAGATTCCGGTGGCCCCATGGTCTGTGAACACAATGGCAGGATGACGCTTTATGGGATTGTCAGCTGGGGAGATGGCTGcgcaaagaaaaacaagcccGGTGTTTACACCAGAGTTACTAAATACCTTAACTGGATTGACTCCAATATGAATGCAGTGCTTACCAAAAGTCGTTCTTTCCCTGAACCAAAGTGA
- the PLAU gene encoding urokinase-type plasminogen activator isoform X1 has product MKLFIFLSVTLSTLVTGLDSAYGKQHYRPLHKHRGCHCLNGGTCITYYLFSRISRCLCPEGYGGLHCEIDDGSVCYTGNGENYRGTASERDCLLWDLPSVIKRGAYHADMKNALQLGLGKHNYCRNPNGKSKPWCYTRKKWSLEETPCSIDKCDLNHIFLTEPKEASCGQRSISKYFKIVGGSQAEVESQPWIAGIFQNIKGVDHFLCGGSLIDPCWVLTAAHCFYDPSKTKSSMSVYKVFLGKSRLNVTDENEQVFMVDEIISHPDFTDETGGNENDIALVRIKTHSGQCAVESKYVRTVCLPERSLNLDDNTRCEIAGYGKQDYYDIYYAQRLMSASVNLISQHKCITEYYDSIRVTDNMVCAGDSLWATDACKGDSGGPMVCEHNGRMTLYGIVSWGDGCAKKNKPGVYTRVTKYLNWIDSNMNAVLTKSRSFPEPK; this is encoded by the exons GCTTATGGCAAGCAACACTACAGACCATTACATAAACACAGGG GATGTCACTGTCTGAATGGAGGAACATGCATTACCTATTATCTCTTTAGCCGAATAAGTCGCTGCCTGTGCCCGGAAGGATATGGTGGGCTTCACTGTGAAATAG atgatGGCAGTGTATGCTACACTGGGAATGGGGAGAACTACAGAGGAACAGCATCTGAACGAGACTGTTTACTATGGGATCTTCCTTCGGTAATCAAGAGAGGTGCTTACCATGCTGACATGAAGAATGCTCTGCAGCTTGGACTGGGCAAACACAACTACTGCAG AAACCCAAATGGAAAGAGCAAGCCCTGGTGCTACACCAGGAAGAAATGGTCCCTTGAAGAAACACCCTGCAGCATAGATAAGTGTG ATCTGAATCATATCTTCCTCACAGAGCCAAAAGAAGCTTCATGTGGCCAAAGAAGCATCAGCAAGTACTTCAAGATTGTTGGTGGAAGTCAGGCTGAGGTTGAGTCTCAGCCTTGGATAGCTGGCATCTTCCAAAACATCAAGGGTGTCGATCACTTTCTGTGCGGTGGCAGCCTCATTGACCCTTGCTGGGTGCTTACAGCAGCACACTGCTTTTATGATCC GTCAAAAACAAAATCTAGTATGTCAGTCTACAAAGTCTTCCTTGGGAAGTCCAGACTGAATGTTactgatgaaaatgaacaagTGTTCATGGTGGATGAAATCATCTCTCACCCTGACTTTACAGATGAAACAGGTGGCAATGAGAATGACATTG CTTTggtaagaataaaaacacattctggACAGTGTGCAGTAGAATCCAAGTATGTCAGAACAGTCTGCTTGCCAGAGAGGAGCCTTAACCTAGATGACAATACCCGGTGTGAAATAGCTGGCTATGGAAAACAGGATTACT ATGATATTTACTATGCTCAAAGACTGATGTCAGCCAGTGTTAACTTAATATCACAGCATAAATGCATAACTGAATACTATGACAGTATCAGAGTTACTGACAACATGGTCTGTGCTGGAGACTCCCTGTGGGCAACTGATGCATGCAAG GGAGATTCCGGTGGCCCCATGGTCTGTGAACACAATGGCAGGATGACGCTTTATGGGATTGTCAGCTGGGGAGATGGCTGcgcaaagaaaaacaagcccGGTGTTTACACCAGAGTTACTAAATACCTTAACTGGATTGACTCCAATATGAATGCAGTGCTTACCAAAAGTCGTTCTTTCCCTGAACCAAAGTGA